The bacterium genome segment TGAACCGGGGGATGACGGCGGCGTACGTCGACGTCGGGTCCTGCCGCGGGCCGAACACGTTGAAGTAGCGCAGGGAGACGGTCTCGAGCCCGTAGATCTCGTGGAAGATGCGCATGTAGTATTCCCCCATCAGCTTCTGCGCCGCGTAGGGGGACTTCGGGGCGGGGGTCATCGACTCCTGCTTGGGGAGCTGGGGCGTGTCGCCGTAGGCGGAGGAGGACGCGGCGAAGACCACTCGCCGGACCCCGGCGTCGCGCGCCGCGACGAGCAGGTTCACCGTCCCTCCCACGTTGATCCCGTTGGAGAGGACCGGGTCGGCCACGGAGCGCGGAACCGAGGGGAGCGCCCCCTGGTGGAGGACGAATTCGACGCCCACCGCGGCCATGCGGACCGTTTCGAGGTCCCGCAGGTCGCCCTCGACCAGTTCGAACGCGCCACCGTGGGCCTCCGCCAGCCCGGCGAGGTTTTCACGTTTTCCGGTGAGGAAGTTGTCGAGGATGCGGACATTCTCGCCGGAGGCCAGCAGCGCTCGCGTCAGGTTCGACCCGATGAACCCCGCGCCGCCCGTCACCAGATACTTCATCCCGCCCACCTCCCG includes the following:
- a CDS encoding SDR family oxidoreductase, whose protein sequence is MKYLVTGGAGFIGSNLTRALLASGENVRILDNFLTGKRENLAGLAEAHGGAFELVEGDLRDLETVRMAAVGVEFVLHQGALPSVPRSVADPVLSNGINVGGTVNLLVAARDAGVRRVVFAASSSAYGDTPQLPKQESMTPAPKSPYAAQKLMGEYYMRIFHEIYGLETVSLRYFNVFGPRQDPTSTYAAVIPRFITSVLRGVPPTVYGDGLQTRDFTFIDNVIQANLAACFAPNAACGKVVNIACGERVSLLDILEIVYKLAGKRVPPKFEPGRAGDVRDSLADISLARDLIGYDPKVAFPEGLAKTFAWFRSAEQGRS